One genomic window of Erinaceus europaeus chromosome 7, mEriEur2.1, whole genome shotgun sequence includes the following:
- the LOC132539505 gene encoding uncharacterized LOC122455340 homolog, translating into MDFSLGLRLGPRNKKFSSQKPPPPSRPGPPAASPCLSCPPSACVCSCPGCPPPTCPCTIYPSPTYACPTCPSLPGPPCTCPCPPCPACPPLTCPYGPCIACSGPHLICCHCPPCPIYARSKGQAPCLTSCSGCSGDNCDCGPRPAWGPPDSADRCCCCCFQQQRTSQWHCLIV; encoded by the coding sequence ATGGACTTCTCTCTGGGTCTACGCTTGGGACCTCGGAACAAGAAGTTCAGCAGCCAAAAGCCCCCTCCACCCTCCAGGCCCGGCCCACCGGctgcctctccctgtctgtcctgtccacccTCTGCCTGTGTCTGCTCCTGCCCTGGCTGCCCCCCTCCCACTTGCCCCTGCACGATATATCCCTCTCCCACATACGCCTGCCCCACCTGTCCCAGCCTCCCTGGCCCACCTTGCACTTGCCCTTGCCCTCCTTGCCCTGCCTGTCCTCCCCTGACTTGTCCCTATGGCCCTTGCATTGCatgttctggtccccaccttatCTGCTGCCACTGTCCCCCTTGTCCCATTTATGCTCGGTCCAAGGGCCAAGCTCCATGTTTGACCTCCTGCTCCGGTTGCAGTGGTGACAACTGTGATTGTGGCCCAAGACCTGCTTGGGGACCTCCAGACTCCGCTgatcgctgctgctgctgctgcttccagCAACAACGCACCTCTCAGTGGCACTGTCTGATAGTCTAG
- the MFSD5 gene encoding molybdate-anion transporter isoform X1 — protein MGCNRRRSAEAVVVVRGPVMLVTAYLVFVVLLAFCLGLELSRCRAKPPGRVCSNPSFLRFQLDFYQVYFLALAADWLQAPYLYKLYQHYHFLEGQIAILYVCGLASTVLFGLVSSSLVDWLGRKKSCVLFSLTYSLCCLTKLSQDYFVLLVGRALGGLSTALLFSAFEAWYVHEHVERHDFPAEWIPATFARAAFWNHVLAIAAGVAAEAVACWMGLGPVAPFVAAIPLLALTGAFALYSWGENYDRQRAFSRTCAGGLRCLLSDRRVLLLGTIQALFESVIYIFVFLWTPVLDPHGAPLGIVFSSFMAASLLGSSLYRIATSKRYHLQPMHLLSLAVLIVVFSLFMLTFSTSPGQESPAESFIAFLLIELACGLYFPSMSFLRRKVIPETEQAGVLNWFRVPLHLLACLGLLVLHDSDRKMGTQNMFSICSAVMVMALLAVVGLFTVVRHDAELRVSSPTGEPYAPEL, from the exons ATGGGCTGTAACAGAAGAAGGTCCGCAGAAGCTGTTGTG gtCGTCCGGGGGCCCGTCATGCTGGTGACTGCATACCTCGTCTTTGTGGTCCTCCTGGCCTTTTGCCTGGGGTTGGAGCTGTCAAGATGCCGGGCTAAGCCCCCTGGAAGGGTCTGCAGCAACCCCTCCTTCCTCCGGTTTCAACTGGACTTCTATCAGGTCTACTTCCTGGCCTTGGCAGCTGACTGGCTCCAGGCGCCCTACCTCTATAAACTCTATCAGCATTACCACTTTCTGGAGGGTCAGATTGCCATCCTCTATGTCTGTGGCCTGGCCTCCACAGTCCTTTTTGgactggtgtcctcctcccttgtGGACTGGCTGGGTCGCAAGAAGTCTTGTGTTCTCTTCTCCCTTACTTACTCGCTATGTTGCTTAACCAAGCTCTCTCAGGACTACTTTGTACTGCTGGTGGGCCGAGCACTAGGAGGGCTGTCCACAGCCCTGCTCTTCTCGGCCTTTGAGGCCTGGTACGTGCATGAGCATGTGGAGCGTCATGACTTCCCTGCTGAGTGGATCCCAGCCACCTTTGCCCGAGCTGCCTTCTGGAACCATGTGCTGGCCATCGCAGCAGGTGTGGCAGCTGAGGCCGTGGCCTGTTGGATGGGACTAGGCCCTGTAGCACCCTTTGTGGCTGCCATCCCTCTTTTGGCTCTGACTGGGGCCTTTGCCCTTTACAGCTGGGGAGAGAACTATGATCGACAGCGTGCCTTCTCAAGGACATGTGCTGGGGGCCTGCGATGCCTCCTGTCTGACCGCCGAGTATTGCTGCTGGGCACCATACAGGCCCTGTTTGAGAGTGTCATCTACATCTTTGTCTTCCTGTGGACACCTGTGCTGGACCCACATGGGGCCCCACTGGGTATTGTCTTCTCCAGCTTCATGGCAGCCAGCTTGCTTGGTTCTTCCTTGTACCGCATTGCCACCTCCAAGAGGTACCACCTTCAGCCCATGCACCTGCTCTCCCTTGCTGTCCTCATCGTCGTCTTCTCCCTTTTCATGTTGACTTTTTCTACCAGTCCAGGCCAGGAGAGCCCGGCAGAGTCCTTCATAGCCTTCCTACTTATTGAATTGGCCTGTGGCCTCTACTTTCCAAGCATGAGCTTCCTACGGAGGAAGGTCATCCCTGAAACAGAGCAAGCTGGTGTACTCAACTGGTTCCGGGTGCCCTTGCACTTACTGGCCTGCCTAGGCCTCCTTGTCCTCCATGACAGTGATCGCAAAATGGGCACTCAGAACATGTTCAGCATCTGTTCTGCCGTCATGGTGATGGCTCTGCTGGCAGTGGTGGGGCTCTTCACTGTGGTCAGACATGATGCTGAGCTGCGGGTTTCCTCACCCACTGGGGAGCCCTATGCCCCTGAGCTTTAA
- the MFSD5 gene encoding molybdate-anion transporter isoform X2, translating into MLVTAYLVFVVLLAFCLGLELSRCRAKPPGRVCSNPSFLRFQLDFYQVYFLALAADWLQAPYLYKLYQHYHFLEGQIAILYVCGLASTVLFGLVSSSLVDWLGRKKSCVLFSLTYSLCCLTKLSQDYFVLLVGRALGGLSTALLFSAFEAWYVHEHVERHDFPAEWIPATFARAAFWNHVLAIAAGVAAEAVACWMGLGPVAPFVAAIPLLALTGAFALYSWGENYDRQRAFSRTCAGGLRCLLSDRRVLLLGTIQALFESVIYIFVFLWTPVLDPHGAPLGIVFSSFMAASLLGSSLYRIATSKRYHLQPMHLLSLAVLIVVFSLFMLTFSTSPGQESPAESFIAFLLIELACGLYFPSMSFLRRKVIPETEQAGVLNWFRVPLHLLACLGLLVLHDSDRKMGTQNMFSICSAVMVMALLAVVGLFTVVRHDAELRVSSPTGEPYAPEL; encoded by the coding sequence ATGCTGGTGACTGCATACCTCGTCTTTGTGGTCCTCCTGGCCTTTTGCCTGGGGTTGGAGCTGTCAAGATGCCGGGCTAAGCCCCCTGGAAGGGTCTGCAGCAACCCCTCCTTCCTCCGGTTTCAACTGGACTTCTATCAGGTCTACTTCCTGGCCTTGGCAGCTGACTGGCTCCAGGCGCCCTACCTCTATAAACTCTATCAGCATTACCACTTTCTGGAGGGTCAGATTGCCATCCTCTATGTCTGTGGCCTGGCCTCCACAGTCCTTTTTGgactggtgtcctcctcccttgtGGACTGGCTGGGTCGCAAGAAGTCTTGTGTTCTCTTCTCCCTTACTTACTCGCTATGTTGCTTAACCAAGCTCTCTCAGGACTACTTTGTACTGCTGGTGGGCCGAGCACTAGGAGGGCTGTCCACAGCCCTGCTCTTCTCGGCCTTTGAGGCCTGGTACGTGCATGAGCATGTGGAGCGTCATGACTTCCCTGCTGAGTGGATCCCAGCCACCTTTGCCCGAGCTGCCTTCTGGAACCATGTGCTGGCCATCGCAGCAGGTGTGGCAGCTGAGGCCGTGGCCTGTTGGATGGGACTAGGCCCTGTAGCACCCTTTGTGGCTGCCATCCCTCTTTTGGCTCTGACTGGGGCCTTTGCCCTTTACAGCTGGGGAGAGAACTATGATCGACAGCGTGCCTTCTCAAGGACATGTGCTGGGGGCCTGCGATGCCTCCTGTCTGACCGCCGAGTATTGCTGCTGGGCACCATACAGGCCCTGTTTGAGAGTGTCATCTACATCTTTGTCTTCCTGTGGACACCTGTGCTGGACCCACATGGGGCCCCACTGGGTATTGTCTTCTCCAGCTTCATGGCAGCCAGCTTGCTTGGTTCTTCCTTGTACCGCATTGCCACCTCCAAGAGGTACCACCTTCAGCCCATGCACCTGCTCTCCCTTGCTGTCCTCATCGTCGTCTTCTCCCTTTTCATGTTGACTTTTTCTACCAGTCCAGGCCAGGAGAGCCCGGCAGAGTCCTTCATAGCCTTCCTACTTATTGAATTGGCCTGTGGCCTCTACTTTCCAAGCATGAGCTTCCTACGGAGGAAGGTCATCCCTGAAACAGAGCAAGCTGGTGTACTCAACTGGTTCCGGGTGCCCTTGCACTTACTGGCCTGCCTAGGCCTCCTTGTCCTCCATGACAGTGATCGCAAAATGGGCACTCAGAACATGTTCAGCATCTGTTCTGCCGTCATGGTGATGGCTCTGCTGGCAGTGGTGGGGCTCTTCACTGTGGTCAGACATGATGCTGAGCTGCGGGTTTCCTCACCCACTGGGGAGCCCTATGCCCCTGAGCTTTAA